Proteins encoded by one window of Pelmatolapia mariae isolate MD_Pm_ZW linkage group LG14, Pm_UMD_F_2, whole genome shotgun sequence:
- the gmfg gene encoding glia maturation factor gamma, which yields MSSSLVVCEVDESLKDKLKKFRFRKETSNAAILMKIDMEKQLVILEEEYDDISMDDLRNELPERQPRFIVYSYKYVHDDGRVSYPLCFIFSSPVGCKPEQQMMYAGSKNRLVQTAELTKVFETRNPDDLTEEWLKSHLSFFR from the exons TCAAGCTCTTTAGTTGTGTGTGAAGTGGATGAAAGTCTGAAAGATAAACTGAAAAAGTTTAGATTTCGAAAAGAGACCAGCAATGCTGCCATACTAA TGAAAATAGACATGGAGAAACAGCTCGTTATTCTTGAGGAGGAATATGAC GACATCTCAATGGATGACTTAAGAAATGAACTTCCAGAGCGGCAGCCCAG ATTCATTGTCTACAGCTACAAATATGTCCATGATGATGGCAGAGTGTCTTACCCGCTGTGTTTCATATTCTCCAGTCCCGTGG GGTGCAAGCCAGAGCAGCAGATGATGTATGCAGGAAGCAAGAATCGACTGGTCCAAACTGCAGAGCTCACAAAG GTGTTTGAAACAAGAAACCCTGATGACTTGACAGAAGAATGGCTGAAGAGCCACCTGTCATTTTTTCGCTGA